The Heliangelus exortis chromosome 21, bHelExo1.hap1, whole genome shotgun sequence genome includes a window with the following:
- the HASPIN gene encoding serine/threonine-protein kinase haspin: MPLQPRLLRTYSRRGGHLRPLPVPDRWISPPQDRKRFFSSNSSTVSTGSSALSAPSDDPDFSPPNGKRHRQPLGKRASRPRRLRPRRGGAEKENRPAGSPLPASPASPSPSPPRAPPLRRLRGARLPLLSSTPQWPPPPRRRAPPAELPSLLLLSTSLEGGSGLGGSPELYSPLRRQRAASSRNALSSLESSLGEPEQLPPLPDTGRGARPCPKGTGGRGEEGSGMEKSGRVLRASVRGHCPAQTPLSPQKVTTAPRALTRVSGELQHPVPCDGAGSDEPCDDLSRGSTNRNLHCQGDQKKCCQLSPVVVLDPQEVPEWLMGMKHNKKADTRPTCQQPVSPVGFRGISENEHRGTKVIPGEGSTCRKACISGFSASRWGRQIRLRPIKHKNKRQQQPNNSLFRQPVRKKGKKKDALEMSVDTRDNDCSFLSRSYSWGRVQASLSFHKKKKVTTEESFCNSTTCTPSVKSRLSRYHTPPSAGKAQCSTWSASSMLLLAPRDSCSVLEIMLTDAEKVFGECQQEGPITFEECIPLDKMKDCKKIGEGVFGEVFQINSERGPVALKIIPIEGTERVNGEAQKSFGEILPEIIISKELSLLSEESVNRTVGFISLYSVHCVQGAYPKYLLEAWDKYHKVTGSENDRPHFFGDKQLFMVLEFEFGGSDLENMRNRFSSVVTAKSILHQVTASLAVAEQELHFEHRDLHWGNVLVKKTDVKELSYVLNGAAHRIPTAGIHVNIIDYTLSRLEKDGLTVFCDLSTDEELFQGTGDYQFDIYRQMKAENSNSWTDYHPHSNVLWLHYLADKLLKAVGYKKKPSTPAMKKIKQQLIKFHKEVLTFESAHEALQKSSLFQ, translated from the coding sequence ATGCCGCTCCAGCCGCGCCTCCTCCGCACCTACTCGCGGCGCGGGGGGCACCTCCGCCCGCTGCCGGTTCCCGACCGATGGATTTCGCCGCCTCAGGACCGCAAGCGGTTCTTCAGCTCCAACTCCAGCACCGTTTCCACCGGCTCCAGCGCCCTCTCCGCACCTTCGGACGACCCCGACTTCTCGCCGCCGAACGGCAAACGCCACCGGCAGCCGCTGGGTAAACGCGCCTCCCGCCCTCGCCGATTACGGCCCCGCCGCGGAGGGGCGGAAAAGGAGAACCGTCCCGCGGGGTCGCCGCTCCCCGCCTCCCCGGCCTCGCCCTCCCCGTCCCCGCCCCGCGCCCCTCCCCTGAGGCGGCTCCGCGGAGCGCGGCTCCCCCTGCTCTCCAGTACCCCCCAATGGCCGCCACCGCCCCGCCGCCGCGCCCCGCCCGCCGAgctgccctccctcctgctgctcagcaccagcctggAGGGCGGttcggggctgggggggagccCGGAGCTTTACTCCCCCCTGCGTAGGCAGCGGGCGGCTTCGTCCCGCAACGCCCTGAGCTCGCTGGAGTCATCGCTGGGAGAGCCCGAGCAGCTCCCGCCTCTGCCGGACACCGGGAGGGGTGCGCGGCCCTGCCCAAAAGGCACGGGCGGGAGAGGCGAGGAGGGCTCCGGGATGGAAAAGTCCGGCAGGGTTCTGAGGGCTTCGGTGCGGGGACACTGCCCGGCACAAactcccctgtccccacagaAAGTCACCACTGCCCCTCGAGCACTGACTCGTGTTAGTGGTGAGCTGCAGCACCCTGTGCCCTGTGACGGGGCCGGTTCTGACGAGCCGTGTGATGATCTAAGCAGAGGTTCAACAAACAGAAACTTGCATTGTCAGGGTGACCAAAAGAAGTGCTGCCAGCTCTCACCGGTGGTGGTCTTAGACCCTCAAGAAGTGCCAGAGTGGCTGATGGGCatgaaacacaacaaaaaggCAGATACTCGACCTACCTGCCAGCAGCCAGTATCTCCTGTAGGCTTTCGAGGAATCTCGGAAAATGAACATAGAGGTACCAAGGTGATTCCTGGAGAGGGCAGTACCTGCAGGAAAGCTTGTATCAGTGGCTTCAGTGCCAGTCGGTGGGGGAGGCAAATAAGGCTTCGtccaataaaacacaaaaataagagacagcagcagcctAATAACTCCCTTTTCAGACAGccagtgaggaaaaaaggaaagaagaaggatGCTCTGGAGATGTCTGTAGATACAAGAGACAATGACTGTTCATTCCTCAGTAGGTCCTATTCCTGGGGTAGAGTTCAAGCATCTTTGTCCTTCCATAAGAAGAAGAAAGTTACCACAGAAGAGAGTTTCTGTAACAGCACCACTTGTACCCCTTCTGTGAAATCCAGGCTTTCAAGGTACCACACACCCCCATCTGCTGGCAAGGCCCAGTGCAGCACTTGGTCTGCTTCCTCCATGCTCCTGCTGGCTCCCAGGGATTCCTGTTCTGTCCTGGAGATAATGCTTACAGATGCAGAGAAGGTTTTTGGGGAATGCCAACAGGAGGGGCCTATCACTTTTGAGGAATGCATTCCTTTAGATAAGATGAAAGATTGCAAGAAAATTGGAGAAGGGGTTTTTGGAGAGGTGTTCCAGATCAATAGTGAGAGAGGACCTGTagccttaaaaataattcccaTTGAAGGCACTGAAAGAGTAAATGGGGAAGCTCAGAAGAGCTTTGGGGAGATTCTGCCTGAGATAATAATTTCTAAAGAACTCAGTCTTCTATCTGAAGAGTCTGTGAACAGGACAGTTGGGTTCATCAGCTTGTACTCTGTGCACTGTGTTCAAGGGGCCTATCCTAAGTATCTCCTGGAAGCCTGGGACAAATATCACAAAGTAACAGGATCAGAAAATGACCGGCCACATTTTTTTGGGGACAAGCAGCTCTTCATGGTCCTGGAGTTTGAATTTGGAGGCAGCGACTTGGAGAATATGAGAAACAGATTCAGTTCAGTGGTAACagcaaaaagcattttgcacCAGGTCACTGCTTCCCtggctgtggcagagcaggaacTGCACTTTGAGCACAGGGATTTGCACTGGGGGAATGTGCTGGTAAAGAAAACAGATGTAAAGGAGCTGAGTTATGTGTTAAATGGGGCAGCACACAGGATCCCCACGGCAGGGATTCATGTCAACATCATTGATTACACCTTGTCTCGGCTGGAGAAGGATGGGTTAACTGTGTTCTGTGACCTTTCCACTGATGAAGAACTGTTCCAGGGCACAGGGGACTACCAGTTTGATATCTACAGgcaaatgaaagcagagaacTCCAACAGCTGGACTGATTATCACCCACACAGCAATGTCCTCTGGCTGCATTACTTGGCTGATAAACTTTTGAAAGCCGTGGGCTACAAGAAAAAGCCATCGACTCCTGccatgaagaaaataaagcagcagctcatTAAGTTCCACAAAGAAGTATTGACTTTTGAGTCTGCCCATGAGGCTTTACAAAagagcagcctcttccagtga
- the P2RX5 gene encoding P2X purinoceptor 5 isoform X3, whose protein sequence is MGQVAWKGLFLSLFDYKTEKYVIAKNKKVGILYRVVQLSILAYLVGWVFIVKKGYQDTDTSLQSSVITKLKGVAFTNTSELGERLWDVADYVIPPQGENVFFVMTNLIVTPNQRQATCPEVSALSLSTLQSASIPDALCYQDQDCPAGEAVVAGNGVRTGRCLKDRDSIRGTCEILAWCPVEKRSKPKKPLLANAENFTVYIKNSVRFPKFKFSKVNVLATDNKSYLKSCRYSTEHPYCPIFVLGNIVRWAGSDFQEMALEGGVIGIQIEWNCDLDKAPSECNPHYSFSRLDNKFVEKTISSGYNFRFAKYYQDAEGVDYRTLIKAYGIRFDVMVNGKGAFFCDLVLLYLIKKSNFYRGKKYEEVKSSSRKSLSSPTLNGNQSPDQLGGL, encoded by the exons ATGGGGCAGGTGGCTTGGAAGGGTTTATTTCTGTCCCTTTTTGATTATAAAACGGAGAAATACGTCATTGCCAAGAACAAGAAGGTGGGGATTCTCTATCGAGTGGTGCAGCTCTCCATCCTGGCGTACCTGGTGGG GTGGGTGTTTATTGTCAAGAAAGGCTATCAGGACACAGACACATCCCTCCAGAGCTCTGTCATCACCAAGCTGAAGGGAGTGGCCTTCACCAACACCTCGGAGCTGGGGGAAAGGCTGTGGGATGTTGCAGACTACGTCATCCCTCCCCAG GGTGAAAATGTCTTCTTTGTCATGACAAATCTGATTGTGACCCCAAACCAGAGGCAAGCCACGTGTCCTGAG GTCTCAGCCCTGTCCCTTTCCACTTTGCAGAGTGCCAGCATCCCTGATGCACTGTGTTACCAGGACCAGGACTGCCcagcaggagaagcagtggTGGCTGGCAATG gggTTAGGACTGGTCGTTGTCTCAAAGACAGGGACAGCATCAGAGGGACTTGTGAGATCCTGGCCTGGTGCCCAGTGGAGAAAAGATCCAAGCCCAA GAAACCACTTCTTGCCAATGCAGAGAACTTCACTGTTTACATCAAGAACTCAGTTCGTTTCCCCAAGTTTAAGTTCTCCAA ggtgAATGTGCTGGCAACTGACAACAAGTCCTACCTGAAGAGCTGCCGCTACAGCACGGAGCATCCCTACTGCCCCATCTTTGTCCTGGGGAACATCGTCCGGTGGGCTGGGAGTGACTTCCAGGAGATGGCCCTAGAG GGTGGTGTGATAGGAATTCAGATTGAGTGGAACTGTGATCTTGATAAAGCCCCTTCTGAATGTAATCCTCACTATTCTTTTAGCCGGCTGGATAACAAGTTTGTAGAAAAGACCATTTCTTCTGGGTACAACTTCAG GTTTGCCAAATATTACCAGGATGCTGAGGGGGTCGACTACCGGACGCTGATTAAAGCGTATGGGATCCGCTTTGATGTGATGGTGAATGGCAAG GGAGCTTTCTTTTGTGACCTGGTGCTGCTGTATCTGATTAAAAAGAGTAACTTTTATCGAGGAAAAAAGTACGAGGAAGTAAA GTCAAGTTCCAGGAAATCGTTATCTAGCCCCACACTGAACGGGAATCAGAGCCCTGACCAGCTGGGTGGGCTCTAA
- the P2RX5 gene encoding P2X purinoceptor 5 isoform X1, producing the protein MGQVAWKGLFLSLFDYKTEKYVIAKNKKVGILYRVVQLSILAYLVGWVFIVKKGYQDTDTSLQSSVITKLKGVAFTNTSELGERLWDVADYVIPPQGENVFFVMTNLIVTPNQRQATCPEVSALSLSTLQSASIPDALCYQDQDCPAGEAVVAGNGVRTGRCLKDRDSIRGTCEILAWCPVEKRSKPKKPLLANAENFTVYIKNSVRFPKFKFSKVNVLATDNKSYLKSCRYSTEHPYCPIFVLGNIVRWAGSDFQEMALEGGVIGIQIEWNCDLDKAPSECNPHYSFSRLDNKFVEKTISSGYNFRFAKYYQDAEGVDYRTLIKAYGIRFDVMVNGKAGKFNIIPTIINVGSGLALMGAGAFFCDLVLLYLIKKSNFYRGKKYEEVKSSSRKSLSSPTLNGNQSPDQLGGL; encoded by the exons ATGGGGCAGGTGGCTTGGAAGGGTTTATTTCTGTCCCTTTTTGATTATAAAACGGAGAAATACGTCATTGCCAAGAACAAGAAGGTGGGGATTCTCTATCGAGTGGTGCAGCTCTCCATCCTGGCGTACCTGGTGGG GTGGGTGTTTATTGTCAAGAAAGGCTATCAGGACACAGACACATCCCTCCAGAGCTCTGTCATCACCAAGCTGAAGGGAGTGGCCTTCACCAACACCTCGGAGCTGGGGGAAAGGCTGTGGGATGTTGCAGACTACGTCATCCCTCCCCAG GGTGAAAATGTCTTCTTTGTCATGACAAATCTGATTGTGACCCCAAACCAGAGGCAAGCCACGTGTCCTGAG GTCTCAGCCCTGTCCCTTTCCACTTTGCAGAGTGCCAGCATCCCTGATGCACTGTGTTACCAGGACCAGGACTGCCcagcaggagaagcagtggTGGCTGGCAATG gggTTAGGACTGGTCGTTGTCTCAAAGACAGGGACAGCATCAGAGGGACTTGTGAGATCCTGGCCTGGTGCCCAGTGGAGAAAAGATCCAAGCCCAA GAAACCACTTCTTGCCAATGCAGAGAACTTCACTGTTTACATCAAGAACTCAGTTCGTTTCCCCAAGTTTAAGTTCTCCAA ggtgAATGTGCTGGCAACTGACAACAAGTCCTACCTGAAGAGCTGCCGCTACAGCACGGAGCATCCCTACTGCCCCATCTTTGTCCTGGGGAACATCGTCCGGTGGGCTGGGAGTGACTTCCAGGAGATGGCCCTAGAG GGTGGTGTGATAGGAATTCAGATTGAGTGGAACTGTGATCTTGATAAAGCCCCTTCTGAATGTAATCCTCACTATTCTTTTAGCCGGCTGGATAACAAGTTTGTAGAAAAGACCATTTCTTCTGGGTACAACTTCAG GTTTGCCAAATATTACCAGGATGCTGAGGGGGTCGACTACCGGACGCTGATTAAAGCGTATGGGATCCGCTTTGATGTGATGGTGAATGGCAAG gcaGGGAAATTTAACATCATTCCCACCATTATCAATGTTGGTTCGGGACTTGCTCTGATGGGAGCG GGAGCTTTCTTTTGTGACCTGGTGCTGCTGTATCTGATTAAAAAGAGTAACTTTTATCGAGGAAAAAAGTACGAGGAAGTAAA GTCAAGTTCCAGGAAATCGTTATCTAGCCCCACACTGAACGGGAATCAGAGCCCTGACCAGCTGGGTGGGCTCTAA
- the P2RX5 gene encoding P2X purinoceptor 5 isoform X4 yields the protein MGQVAWKGLFLSLFDYKTEKYVIAKNKKVGILYRVVQLSILAYLVGWVFIVKKGYQDTDTSLQSSVITKLKGVAFTNTSELGERLWDVADYVIPPQGENVFFVMTNLIVTPNQRQATCPESASIPDALCYQDQDCPAGEAVVAGNGVRTGRCLKDRDSIRGTCEILAWCPVEKRSKPKKPLLANAENFTVYIKNSVRFPKFKFSKVNVLATDNKSYLKSCRYSTEHPYCPIFVLGNIVRWAGSDFQEMALEGGVIGIQIEWNCDLDKAPSECNPHYSFSRLDNKFVEKTISSGYNFRFAKYYQDAEGVDYRTLIKAYGIRFDVMVNGKGAFFCDLVLLYLIKKSNFYRGKKYEEVKSSSRKSLSSPTLNGNQSPDQLGGL from the exons ATGGGGCAGGTGGCTTGGAAGGGTTTATTTCTGTCCCTTTTTGATTATAAAACGGAGAAATACGTCATTGCCAAGAACAAGAAGGTGGGGATTCTCTATCGAGTGGTGCAGCTCTCCATCCTGGCGTACCTGGTGGG GTGGGTGTTTATTGTCAAGAAAGGCTATCAGGACACAGACACATCCCTCCAGAGCTCTGTCATCACCAAGCTGAAGGGAGTGGCCTTCACCAACACCTCGGAGCTGGGGGAAAGGCTGTGGGATGTTGCAGACTACGTCATCCCTCCCCAG GGTGAAAATGTCTTCTTTGTCATGACAAATCTGATTGTGACCCCAAACCAGAGGCAAGCCACGTGTCCTGAG AGTGCCAGCATCCCTGATGCACTGTGTTACCAGGACCAGGACTGCCcagcaggagaagcagtggTGGCTGGCAATG gggTTAGGACTGGTCGTTGTCTCAAAGACAGGGACAGCATCAGAGGGACTTGTGAGATCCTGGCCTGGTGCCCAGTGGAGAAAAGATCCAAGCCCAA GAAACCACTTCTTGCCAATGCAGAGAACTTCACTGTTTACATCAAGAACTCAGTTCGTTTCCCCAAGTTTAAGTTCTCCAA ggtgAATGTGCTGGCAACTGACAACAAGTCCTACCTGAAGAGCTGCCGCTACAGCACGGAGCATCCCTACTGCCCCATCTTTGTCCTGGGGAACATCGTCCGGTGGGCTGGGAGTGACTTCCAGGAGATGGCCCTAGAG GGTGGTGTGATAGGAATTCAGATTGAGTGGAACTGTGATCTTGATAAAGCCCCTTCTGAATGTAATCCTCACTATTCTTTTAGCCGGCTGGATAACAAGTTTGTAGAAAAGACCATTTCTTCTGGGTACAACTTCAG GTTTGCCAAATATTACCAGGATGCTGAGGGGGTCGACTACCGGACGCTGATTAAAGCGTATGGGATCCGCTTTGATGTGATGGTGAATGGCAAG GGAGCTTTCTTTTGTGACCTGGTGCTGCTGTATCTGATTAAAAAGAGTAACTTTTATCGAGGAAAAAAGTACGAGGAAGTAAA GTCAAGTTCCAGGAAATCGTTATCTAGCCCCACACTGAACGGGAATCAGAGCCCTGACCAGCTGGGTGGGCTCTAA
- the P2RX5 gene encoding P2X purinoceptor 5 isoform X5, with translation MGQVAWKGLFLSLFDYKTEKYVIAKNKKVGILYRVVQLSILAYLVGWVFIVKKGYQDTDTSLQSSVITKLKGVAFTNTSELGERLWDVADYVIPPQGENVFFVMTNLIVTPNQRQATCPESASIPDALCYQDQDCPAGEAVVAGNGVRTGRCLKDRDSIRGTCEILAWCPVEKRSKPKKPLLANAENFTVYIKNSVRFPKFKFSKVNVLATDNKSYLKSCRYSTEHPYCPIFVLGNIVRWAGSDFQEMALEGGVIGIQIEWNCDLDKAPSECNPHYSFSRLDNKFVEKTISSGYNFRFAKYYQDAEGVDYRTLIKAYGIRFDVMVNGKAGKFNIIPTIINVGSGLALMGAGAFFCDLVLLYLIKKSNFYRGKKYEEVK, from the exons ATGGGGCAGGTGGCTTGGAAGGGTTTATTTCTGTCCCTTTTTGATTATAAAACGGAGAAATACGTCATTGCCAAGAACAAGAAGGTGGGGATTCTCTATCGAGTGGTGCAGCTCTCCATCCTGGCGTACCTGGTGGG GTGGGTGTTTATTGTCAAGAAAGGCTATCAGGACACAGACACATCCCTCCAGAGCTCTGTCATCACCAAGCTGAAGGGAGTGGCCTTCACCAACACCTCGGAGCTGGGGGAAAGGCTGTGGGATGTTGCAGACTACGTCATCCCTCCCCAG GGTGAAAATGTCTTCTTTGTCATGACAAATCTGATTGTGACCCCAAACCAGAGGCAAGCCACGTGTCCTGAG AGTGCCAGCATCCCTGATGCACTGTGTTACCAGGACCAGGACTGCCcagcaggagaagcagtggTGGCTGGCAATG gggTTAGGACTGGTCGTTGTCTCAAAGACAGGGACAGCATCAGAGGGACTTGTGAGATCCTGGCCTGGTGCCCAGTGGAGAAAAGATCCAAGCCCAA GAAACCACTTCTTGCCAATGCAGAGAACTTCACTGTTTACATCAAGAACTCAGTTCGTTTCCCCAAGTTTAAGTTCTCCAA ggtgAATGTGCTGGCAACTGACAACAAGTCCTACCTGAAGAGCTGCCGCTACAGCACGGAGCATCCCTACTGCCCCATCTTTGTCCTGGGGAACATCGTCCGGTGGGCTGGGAGTGACTTCCAGGAGATGGCCCTAGAG GGTGGTGTGATAGGAATTCAGATTGAGTGGAACTGTGATCTTGATAAAGCCCCTTCTGAATGTAATCCTCACTATTCTTTTAGCCGGCTGGATAACAAGTTTGTAGAAAAGACCATTTCTTCTGGGTACAACTTCAG GTTTGCCAAATATTACCAGGATGCTGAGGGGGTCGACTACCGGACGCTGATTAAAGCGTATGGGATCCGCTTTGATGTGATGGTGAATGGCAAG gcaGGGAAATTTAACATCATTCCCACCATTATCAATGTTGGTTCGGGACTTGCTCTGATGGGAGCG GGAGCTTTCTTTTGTGACCTGGTGCTGCTGTATCTGATTAAAAAGAGTAACTTTTATCGAGGAAAAAAGTACGAGGAAGTAAAGTAA
- the P2RX5 gene encoding P2X purinoceptor 5 isoform X2: protein MGQVAWKGLFLSLFDYKTEKYVIAKNKKVGILYRVVQLSILAYLVGWVFIVKKGYQDTDTSLQSSVITKLKGVAFTNTSELGERLWDVADYVIPPQGENVFFVMTNLIVTPNQRQATCPESASIPDALCYQDQDCPAGEAVVAGNGVRTGRCLKDRDSIRGTCEILAWCPVEKRSKPKKPLLANAENFTVYIKNSVRFPKFKFSKVNVLATDNKSYLKSCRYSTEHPYCPIFVLGNIVRWAGSDFQEMALEGGVIGIQIEWNCDLDKAPSECNPHYSFSRLDNKFVEKTISSGYNFRFAKYYQDAEGVDYRTLIKAYGIRFDVMVNGKAGKFNIIPTIINVGSGLALMGAGAFFCDLVLLYLIKKSNFYRGKKYEEVKSSSRKSLSSPTLNGNQSPDQLGGL, encoded by the exons ATGGGGCAGGTGGCTTGGAAGGGTTTATTTCTGTCCCTTTTTGATTATAAAACGGAGAAATACGTCATTGCCAAGAACAAGAAGGTGGGGATTCTCTATCGAGTGGTGCAGCTCTCCATCCTGGCGTACCTGGTGGG GTGGGTGTTTATTGTCAAGAAAGGCTATCAGGACACAGACACATCCCTCCAGAGCTCTGTCATCACCAAGCTGAAGGGAGTGGCCTTCACCAACACCTCGGAGCTGGGGGAAAGGCTGTGGGATGTTGCAGACTACGTCATCCCTCCCCAG GGTGAAAATGTCTTCTTTGTCATGACAAATCTGATTGTGACCCCAAACCAGAGGCAAGCCACGTGTCCTGAG AGTGCCAGCATCCCTGATGCACTGTGTTACCAGGACCAGGACTGCCcagcaggagaagcagtggTGGCTGGCAATG gggTTAGGACTGGTCGTTGTCTCAAAGACAGGGACAGCATCAGAGGGACTTGTGAGATCCTGGCCTGGTGCCCAGTGGAGAAAAGATCCAAGCCCAA GAAACCACTTCTTGCCAATGCAGAGAACTTCACTGTTTACATCAAGAACTCAGTTCGTTTCCCCAAGTTTAAGTTCTCCAA ggtgAATGTGCTGGCAACTGACAACAAGTCCTACCTGAAGAGCTGCCGCTACAGCACGGAGCATCCCTACTGCCCCATCTTTGTCCTGGGGAACATCGTCCGGTGGGCTGGGAGTGACTTCCAGGAGATGGCCCTAGAG GGTGGTGTGATAGGAATTCAGATTGAGTGGAACTGTGATCTTGATAAAGCCCCTTCTGAATGTAATCCTCACTATTCTTTTAGCCGGCTGGATAACAAGTTTGTAGAAAAGACCATTTCTTCTGGGTACAACTTCAG GTTTGCCAAATATTACCAGGATGCTGAGGGGGTCGACTACCGGACGCTGATTAAAGCGTATGGGATCCGCTTTGATGTGATGGTGAATGGCAAG gcaGGGAAATTTAACATCATTCCCACCATTATCAATGTTGGTTCGGGACTTGCTCTGATGGGAGCG GGAGCTTTCTTTTGTGACCTGGTGCTGCTGTATCTGATTAAAAAGAGTAACTTTTATCGAGGAAAAAAGTACGAGGAAGTAAA GTCAAGTTCCAGGAAATCGTTATCTAGCCCCACACTGAACGGGAATCAGAGCCCTGACCAGCTGGGTGGGCTCTAA
- the P2RX5 gene encoding P2X purinoceptor 5 isoform X6: MTNLIVTPNQRQATCPEVSALSLSTLQSASIPDALCYQDQDCPAGEAVVAGNGVRTGRCLKDRDSIRGTCEILAWCPVEKRSKPKKPLLANAENFTVYIKNSVRFPKFKFSKVNVLATDNKSYLKSCRYSTEHPYCPIFVLGNIVRWAGSDFQEMALEGGVIGIQIEWNCDLDKAPSECNPHYSFSRLDNKFVEKTISSGYNFRFAKYYQDAEGVDYRTLIKAYGIRFDVMVNGKAGKFNIIPTIINVGSGLALMGAGAFFCDLVLLYLIKKSNFYRGKKYEEVKSSSRKSLSSPTLNGNQSPDQLGGL; this comes from the exons ATGACAAATCTGATTGTGACCCCAAACCAGAGGCAAGCCACGTGTCCTGAG GTCTCAGCCCTGTCCCTTTCCACTTTGCAGAGTGCCAGCATCCCTGATGCACTGTGTTACCAGGACCAGGACTGCCcagcaggagaagcagtggTGGCTGGCAATG gggTTAGGACTGGTCGTTGTCTCAAAGACAGGGACAGCATCAGAGGGACTTGTGAGATCCTGGCCTGGTGCCCAGTGGAGAAAAGATCCAAGCCCAA GAAACCACTTCTTGCCAATGCAGAGAACTTCACTGTTTACATCAAGAACTCAGTTCGTTTCCCCAAGTTTAAGTTCTCCAA ggtgAATGTGCTGGCAACTGACAACAAGTCCTACCTGAAGAGCTGCCGCTACAGCACGGAGCATCCCTACTGCCCCATCTTTGTCCTGGGGAACATCGTCCGGTGGGCTGGGAGTGACTTCCAGGAGATGGCCCTAGAG GGTGGTGTGATAGGAATTCAGATTGAGTGGAACTGTGATCTTGATAAAGCCCCTTCTGAATGTAATCCTCACTATTCTTTTAGCCGGCTGGATAACAAGTTTGTAGAAAAGACCATTTCTTCTGGGTACAACTTCAG GTTTGCCAAATATTACCAGGATGCTGAGGGGGTCGACTACCGGACGCTGATTAAAGCGTATGGGATCCGCTTTGATGTGATGGTGAATGGCAAG gcaGGGAAATTTAACATCATTCCCACCATTATCAATGTTGGTTCGGGACTTGCTCTGATGGGAGCG GGAGCTTTCTTTTGTGACCTGGTGCTGCTGTATCTGATTAAAAAGAGTAACTTTTATCGAGGAAAAAAGTACGAGGAAGTAAA GTCAAGTTCCAGGAAATCGTTATCTAGCCCCACACTGAACGGGAATCAGAGCCCTGACCAGCTGGGTGGGCTCTAA